From the genome of Croceibacterium atlanticum:
GAGATCGTGGAACTGGCGATTGATGCGCTGGAAGCGGCGGGTGCGCAGGGCATATCGGTCGATTTCACCTTGCCGGACCTTGTCGATACGCTGGCGGCGAAGGAAATGCCGCTGGATCCGGCACAGGTGCAGGCCGTGCGCCGCGAACTGGATGCCAAGGATGCTGGCGGACTGAAGGCGGCAGGGGGCGAAGCCTATATTCCGCTGCTTTATGCCACCGGCGCGTTCGATGATGCGGCGGCGAAACTGGCCAGCCTGGACGATGGCGGCGTGCTTGCCAGCCGGATTGACGGACTTCGCCAGATTGCCGACCGGATCGATGGCCGCGCGCGACTGACGCTCGACCCGTCGGAACGCCACGGTTTCGAATATCAGACATGGTTCGGATTCACGATCTATGCCGACGGTGTTCGCAGCGCATTGGGGCGGGGCGGCACTTATCGCATTGGCGGGAGCGAGGAAGTCGCGACCGGCTTTTCGCTCTACCCGGAAGAACTGATCGAAGCCGTCAAGGCGGAAGAGCCGCTTCCGCAAGCTGTATTCCTGCCCCTCGGCCATGATCGCGAAGCTGCGGCTAGACTGCGGGGCGAAGGCTGGCGCACCGTCGCCGCATTGAGCGAGGGCGACGATGCGATGGCGCTCGGTTGCTCGCACCGTCTGGAAG
Proteins encoded in this window:
- a CDS encoding ATP phosphoribosyltransferase regulatory subunit — its product is MIDPTADLLPEGLEDRLPRSAAAATRIERAMLAAMDAHGYDRVRPPLIEFEKSMASRTDGLRTRNMFRFVDPRSLRMLALRSDMTAQVGRIAATGLGAAPRPLRLCYAGQVARMTGDMLDPRRENLQIGAELIGSESAAAAGEIVELAIDALEAAGAQGISVDFTLPDLVDTLAAKEMPLDPAQVQAVRRELDAKDAGGLKAAGGEAYIPLLYATGAFDDAAAKLASLDDGGVLASRIDGLRQIADRIDGRARLTLDPSERHGFEYQTWFGFTIYADGVRSALGRGGTYRIGGSEEVATGFSLYPEELIEAVKAEEPLPQAVFLPLGHDREAAARLRGEGWRTVAALSEGDDAMALGCSHRLEGSAAKPL